The window CGTCTTGATGGAACGGGTGCCGAGGGACGCGGCACGCCCCTCCAGGCCGACCGCGTCGACGCCGGGCAGCCCGTGGAGGAAGCGGCGCAGCGTGCTGTCGGACGCGGCGACGTCCGTGAGGGCATGAGCGCTGGGGGTGCCTCCCACGCTTTCGGCGGTGGGGGAGGGTGCATTGGTGGGCATGGTCACCAGACGAGCATATCTACGCGCGTAGCGGCTGTACAGGCCCGGGTGCTCATCTTGTGTGGTGGGTGGTGCGGATGAGCGCTGTCCGGGGCGTCGGGCAGAATCGGGCCCATGACGACCCCGGAGCATCAGCCCCCCACCCCGGACCCCGCGTCGAAGGACCGGGTCTTCCGCTCACCCATGGGCATCGTCGGCGGCGTCGCGCTGCTGGCCCTCGTGCTCTGGCTGGGCGTCGACGCGCTGGTGCGGGGCGAGGGGCGCACCCAGTGGCTGGCGCTCGCGGCGCTGATCCTGATCGTGCCGCTGGTGTCCGCCTTCACGCTGCGGCCCGCCGTCTACGCCAACGAGGACCGGCTGCGCATCCGCAACCCGCTCCGCGTGATCGTGCTCCCCTGGGGACAGGTCGCCTCACTGCGGTCCGGTTACTCGAACGAGGTCGTCGCCAAGTCCGGCACCAAGTTCCAGCTCTGGGCGATCCCGGTCTCGCTGCGGGCCCGCAAGAAGGCGGCGCGCCGGTCGGCCCGGGCGGCCGGGGAGCGAAGCGCTGCCGCGCGCGGTGAGCGGGGTGCCCGCGCGGGCGGGGGGACGGGGCTCGGGTTCGGGGCGCCGCGCGGAGATGTCGACGCACACGGGCCGATGCGGGCCGAGACCGACAAGGTCATGGACGACCTGCGCGAACTGCTGGAGCACCGGGAGACGGCGGAGTCCGCGCAGGGTGAGGTGACCGTGCGGTGGGCCTACGAGGTGGCCGGGCCGGCGGTTGCGGGGGCTGTGTTGCTGGTGATTTTGCTGGTGATGTCCTGAGGCACCCGCGGGTCCGTGTACGTCCTGAGGGCCTGAGCCGGTAGGCAGCCTGCTCAGCCGCTCCGTTCACGGCTACCTGCGTCATCAGCGCTCCCGCCCCGACGCCAGGGTCGGCCGATGGCCAATCCGCCCCGGACCGTGCTGGTCGTCGCCGTGACCCGGTGGCCTCGATGCCGCTGCCTCAGGGCGCCCCCGGATACACCAGTGCCATGTACGCACCGCAGTACGCCGAGCCGGTGACCGCCGCCGCGAGGGCCAGGGTGCGGTAGCGGCGGGACGCGTGGGACAGGTGCAGGGCGACGGGGAGCAGGAGCGGGAAGGCGGGGAGGAGGAAGCGGGCGCGGGGGAAGTAGACGCCGCCGCTGCCCAGGACGATCGCCAGCAGTACGGCCGTGAAGACCAGCAGCGGCACCGGCTGCCGGTCCCACACCGCCAGCCCGAACAGCACCACCGACGCGATCAGCGTGAGCGTCACCATCACCAGGAACAGCCCGGGGTTGGATTCGTACACCAGCAGCCGCCGCATCAGGCGAAGGGTCTCGCGGCCACCGTCCAGCTCGTTGCGCCACAGCCGCTGTACGGCGAAGTAGCCGTCCCAGCGGCCCACCCGCAGGCCCACCCAGCCGACGTAGCCGCACCAGCCGAGCGGCGCGATCGCGGCGGCCGCGAGGGTGCGGACGCGGAAGCGGCGGCGCAGCGCGAGCAGGGCCGTCACGGTGACCGCTGCCGCGACCGCGATGCCGGTCGGGCGGGTCAGCCCCGCGAGCGCGGCGAGCCAGGCCGCGGTGAGGAGGCGGCCGGTGAGCACGGCGTACAACGACCAGGCCGCGAGCGCCGTGAACAGGGACTCGGTGTAGCCCATCCACTGCACCAGGCCGACCGGGAGCGCGGCCCACAGGACCGTGAGGAGGATGCCGACCCGGCGGCCGTGCAGCCGGTCGCCGACGGCGAAGACGCCCCACGCGGCGACGAGGGAGGCGAGGACGGCGATCGCGAGGCCGGTGCTGGCGCGGGTGCCCGGGGTGACCACCGCGACCGCCTTGACCAGGACCGGGTAGAGCGGGAAGAAGGCGAGGTTGTTGGCGCTGTACGCGGTGCCGAGTGCGTGCGCGTAGCCGTGGTCGGCGATGCCGAGATACCAGTCGGCGTCCCACTGCGTCGCCAGGATCGGCCAGACGCCGTGCCGCTGGCGGTGTGCCCAGACCGTCAGGAGCAGCAGGCCCGTGCCGCGTACGGCGAGGTACGCGAGGAGGGCGGGGGCCGCGTGGCGCAGGGCGTGCAGTGCAGCGGGGCGGGCTCGTGGGGGTGGTGGGGGGCGGGAGCCGGGGTGGTTGGGGTTCCCGGGGGTGGGGTTCGCTCGGTGGGTCGGCCGGGATGCGGTCGTGGACACGGCGCGGCTCCAGGCGGTTCGGTCGTGCTTTCCCGTCCACCGTTGCCCGGGGGGCGGGGCGGGGCGTGGAGCGCGGGTCAATCACCGGGGGGAAATCGCCCGAAAGGGTGCCTCCGGATGGGGGCACCCTTTCGGGAACGAGCTGGAGAGTCGCGTACGGCTCAGATGCCGGCCGCCGCCGACAGGTCCCGCTTGATCGTCTCGAGCAGGTCGGTCGCCTTGGCGCGGGCGGCCGGGAGGTCGGCGTGGGCCGGGACCGGGACGACGACCTCCAGGTAGCACTTCAGCTTGGGCTCCGTGCCGCTGGGGCGGACGATGACGCGGGCGCCCTCGAGGGTGTAGCGCAGGCCGTCGGTGGGCGGGAGCGTGTCCGTGCCCTGGGTGAGGTCCTCGGCGCGGGTGATGGCCAGGCCGGCGAGCTCGGTCGGCGGCTGCTCGCGCAGCCGGCGCATGGCGTTCGCGATGACCGACAGGTCCTCAACGCGGACCGAGAGCTGGTCGGTGGCGTGCAGGCCGTGCTCCACGGCGAGGTCGTCGAGGAGGTCGAGGAGCGTGCGGCCCTCGGCCTTGAGGACGGACGCCAGCTCGGTGATCAGCAGGGCGGCGGTGATGCCGTCCTTGTCGCGTACGCCCTCGGGGTCGACGCAGTAGCCGAGGGCCTCCTCGTAGCCGTAGCGCAGGCCGTCGACGCGGGCGATCCACTTGAAGCCGGTGAGGGTCTCCTCGTACGGCAGTCCCGCCTTCTCGGCGATACGGCCGAGGAGGGAGGAGGAGACGATCGACTCGGCGAAGGTGCCCTGTGCTCCGCGGCTCACCAGGTGCGCGGCGAGCAGCGCCCCCACCTCGTCGCCGCGCAGCATCCGCCAGTCCTCGCCGTCCTTGACGGCCGCGGCACAGCGGTCGGCGTCGGGGTCGTTGGCGATGACGAGGTCGGGGTCGGTCTCGCGGGCCTTGGCGAAGGCCAGGTCCATCGCACCGGGCTCTTCCGGGTTGGGGAAGGCGACGGTGGGGAAGTCCGGGTCCGGGTCGGCCTGCTCGGCGACCAGGGCGGGGGCGGGGAAGCCGGCGCGGGCGAAGGCGGCGAGGAGGACGTCCTTGCCGACGCCGTGCATCGCCGTGTAGACGGTGCGGGCGGTGCGCGGGGAGCCGGCGGACAGGACCGCGTCCGTGCGGGCGAGGTAGGCGTCCAGGACGCTGTCGTCGAGGGTTTCCCAGCCTTCGGTGGGGCGGGGGACGACGGTCAGGGACGGGACGGCGGCGATCTCTTCCGCGATGTCGATGTCCGCGGGCGGGACGATCTGGGAGCCGTCGCCGAGGTAGACCTTGTAGCCGTTGTCGCGGGGCGGGTTGTGGCTGGCGGTGACCTCCACGCCGGCGACCGCGCCGAGGTGCCTTATGGCGTACGCGAGGACCGGGGTGGGCAGGGGGCGGGGGAGTACGGCTGCGCGGAGACCGGCGCCGGTCATGACGGCGGCCGTGTCGCGGGCGAAGTCCTCCGACTTGTGGCGGGCGTCGTAGCCGATGACGACGAGGCCCTCACCCCTTTCCCCGTGGGGGGGACCCTGCTTCTTGAGGTACGCCGCGAGGCCGGCGGCGGCGCGGATGACGACGGTGCGGTTCATCCGCATGGGCCCGGCGCCGAGTTCCCCGCGCAGGCCCGCGGTGCCGAACTGGAGGGTGCCGCTGAAGCGTGCGGCGAGCTCTTCGATGTCCGCGGCGTCGATGAGCTTGGCGAGCTCTTCGCGGGTCTCCGGGTCCGGGTCCTCGGCGAGCCAGGCCTGGGCCCGGGCGATGAGATCGTCGTGCACGTCGGTCAACCTCTCGTTCGTGTCGTTCGGTGCGGGGCGGGGGGCGGGCTTTCTTCGCCCCCGCCGCCCCTACCCGTCCCATCCCCAGGGGCGCTGCCCCTTCGACCCCGCCAGGGGGCTCTGCCCCCTGGACCCCCGCTCCTCAAACGCCGGAGGGGCTGGTTTTTCAGCCCGTCTGGGGGTGCCCCCTCTGGGGGAGTTTGAGGACGAGGCCCGTTCAGGGCCGAAGCGGGGGTCTGGGGGCGGCAGCCCCCAGGGACGGGACGGGTAGGGGCGGCGGGGGCGGGGAAACGGCTTACAGCCGCCCGAGCACCTGCGCCAGCAGCGAGCCCATCTGCGTCGCCGAGTCGCGGCCCGCCTGCAGGACCTCCTCGTGGTTGAGGGGCTCGCCCGTCATACCCGCCGCGAGGTTCGTCACCAGGGAGATGCCCAGGACCTCGGCACCGGCCTCGCGCGCCGCGATGGCTTCGAGGACCGTCGACATGCCCACCAGGTCCGCGCCGATGACGCGGGCCATGCGGATCTCGGCCGGAGTCTCGTAGTGCGGGCCGGGGAACTGGGCGTAGACGCCCTCCTCCAGCGTGGGGTCGATCTCCTTGCACAGGGCGCGCAGGCGCGGCGAGTACAGGTCCGTCAGGTCGACGAAGTTCGCGCCGACGATCGGGGACGTCGCCGTGAGGTTGATGTGGTCGCTGATCAGGACCGGCTGGCCGGGGCGCATGCCCTCGCGCAGGCCCCCGCAGCCGTTGGTGAGGACGATCGTCTTGCAGCCGGCCGCGACCGCGGTGCGGACGCCATGGGCCACGGCCGCCACGCCACGGCCCTCGTAGTAGTGGGTGCGGCCCAGGAAGACCAGCGCGCGCTTGTTGCCGATCTTGTACGAGCGGATCTTGCCGCCGTGCCCTTCCACCGCCGGCGGCGGGAAACCGGGCAGCTCGGTGACCTGGAACTCGGCATCGGGTGCGCCGAGGGCATCCACGGCCGGTGCCCAGCCGGAGCCCATCACGAGGGCGACGTCGTGGGTCTCGGCGCCGGTGAGTTCGCGCAGGCGCGCGGCGGCGGCGTCGGCGGCGGCGTGGGGGTCGCCCTGGATGTCGTCCGGAAGAAGAGATGCGTTCACGCGACTGAGGGTAGCCGGTTTGGGCCTACGCGCGTAGATGACAGAGCTCACGGGATGGCGATCGTTGTCTTGTCGTTTCCAACGAAGAGGTGCGATCGGTGGGGCGCGAGGGGGTGGTGAGGCCGGGGATGCTCAGCAGGGGCGCTTCCGCAGCTCCATCACGTAGTCGTGCGGTGCGCCCGCCGACTCCGCCGCGTCCGCGAGCTCGCCCAGATAGCGGGCGGACGGCAGGCCGCCCTCGTAGGCGTTCAGCACGTACACCCAGGCCGGCTCCTCGCCCTCCAGCGTGTCCACCCGCACCCGCAGCCGCCGGTAGATGCCCAGG of the Streptomyces sp. T12 genome contains:
- a CDS encoding PH domain-containing protein — its product is MTTPEHQPPTPDPASKDRVFRSPMGIVGGVALLALVLWLGVDALVRGEGRTQWLALAALILIVPLVSAFTLRPAVYANEDRLRIRNPLRVIVLPWGQVASLRSGYSNEVVAKSGTKFQLWAIPVSLRARKKAARRSARAAGERSAAARGERGARAGGGTGLGFGAPRGDVDAHGPMRAETDKVMDDLRELLEHRETAESAQGEVTVRWAYEVAGPAVAGAVLLVILLVMS
- a CDS encoding phospho-sugar mutase, translated to MHDDLIARAQAWLAEDPDPETREELAKLIDAADIEELAARFSGTLQFGTAGLRGELGAGPMRMNRTVVIRAAAGLAAYLKKQGPPHGERGEGLVVIGYDARHKSEDFARDTAAVMTGAGLRAAVLPRPLPTPVLAYAIRHLGAVAGVEVTASHNPPRDNGYKVYLGDGSQIVPPADIDIAEEIAAVPSLTVVPRPTEGWETLDDSVLDAYLARTDAVLSAGSPRTARTVYTAMHGVGKDVLLAAFARAGFPAPALVAEQADPDPDFPTVAFPNPEEPGAMDLAFAKARETDPDLVIANDPDADRCAAAVKDGEDWRMLRGDEVGALLAAHLVSRGAQGTFAESIVSSSLLGRIAEKAGLPYEETLTGFKWIARVDGLRYGYEEALGYCVDPEGVRDKDGITAALLITELASVLKAEGRTLLDLLDDLAVEHGLHATDQLSVRVEDLSVIANAMRRLREQPPTELAGLAITRAEDLTQGTDTLPPTDGLRYTLEGARVIVRPSGTEPKLKCYLEVVVPVPAHADLPAARAKATDLLETIKRDLSAAAGI
- a CDS encoding purine-nucleoside phosphorylase, producing MNASLLPDDIQGDPHAAADAAAARLRELTGAETHDVALVMGSGWAPAVDALGAPDAEFQVTELPGFPPPAVEGHGGKIRSYKIGNKRALVFLGRTHYYEGRGVAAVAHGVRTAVAAGCKTIVLTNGCGGLREGMRPGQPVLISDHINLTATSPIVGANFVDLTDLYSPRLRALCKEIDPTLEEGVYAQFPGPHYETPAEIRMARVIGADLVGMSTVLEAIAAREAGAEVLGISLVTNLAAGMTGEPLNHEEVLQAGRDSATQMGSLLAQVLGRL